In Tripterygium wilfordii isolate XIE 37 chromosome 15, ASM1340144v1, whole genome shotgun sequence, one DNA window encodes the following:
- the LOC120015947 gene encoding trihelix transcription factor GT-2-like translates to MLGDSSGVLAPPPLTSGGENQPPLTATTSHHDGLEDKAGDRSNYGGHRWPRQETLALLRIRSDMDLAFREASAKGPLWDEVSRKLAELGYNRSGKKCKEKFENVYKYHKRTKEGRSAKSETKAYRFFDQLQVLENHQSKPRIPESPMSVTNIPPLISQITVPSTTHVSANQATNFTNITSFLPANPPLAPPPMNPLETNVAASFPNISGDLISNSTSSSTSSDVELEGRRGNRKRKWTDFFERLMKGVMEKQEELQKKFLEALDKREQERLVREEAWRLQEMARINREREILAHERSIAASKDAAVMSFLQKIAKQQEQIPGQPQSTQPAPLPVPMPAPPPVALPIVPNRETSRRDNNGESNFVPTSSSRWPKVEVDALIGIRTSLDSKYQDNGPKGPLWEEISAEMRKIGYNRSSKRCKEKWENINKYFKKVKDSNKRRPEDSKTCPYFSQLDALYREKKNKSQVVDHNLSNDQSGTMPQNAVPLMVLPEQQWPPPPQQDLVTEDAESDQNQDEEDDENEADDGGDHFRICSQ, encoded by the exons ATGCTAGGGGACTCATCAGGTGTCCTAGCACCACCACCACTAACCTCAGGCGGCGAGAATCAGCCTCCGTTAACCGCCACCACATCCCACCATGACGGTCTCGAAGACAAGGCAGGTGACCGGAGTAATTATGGCGGTCACAGGTGGCCTAGGCAAGAAACTCTAGCTCTTCTGAGAATAAGGTCCGACATGGACTTGGCCTTTCGCGAGGCCAGCGCCAAAGGCCCTTTGTGGGACGAGGTTTCCAG AAAGCTAGCGGAGCTTGGTTATAATCGAAGTGGCAAGAAGTGCAAGGAGAAATTCGAGAACGTGTACAAATACCACAAGAGAACCAAAGAAGGCCGATCTGCTAAATCTGAAACCAAAGCCTATCGATTCTTCGATCAATTGCAAGTTCTCGAAAATCACCAATCCAAACCTCGAATCCCAGAATCGCCAATGTCAGTAACCAATATTCCACCTCTAATCTCTCAAATCACTGTTCCATCAACAACTCATGTGTCTGCAAATCAAGCTACGAATTTCACAAATATCACTTCATTTCTGCCGGCGAACCCCCCTCTCGCACCGCCGCCTATGAATCCGTTGGAGACCAATGTGGCCGCTTCTTTCCCCAACATTTCTGGGGATCTGATTTCGAATTCGACCTCTTCTTCGACCTCCTCGGATGTGGAGCTGGAAGGGAGACGAGGGAATAGGAAGAGGAAATGGACCGATTTCTTCGAGAGGCTAATGAAGGGAGTGATGGAGAAGCAAGAGGAGTTGCAGAAGAAATTCTTGGAAGCGCTGGACAAACGCGAGCAAGAAAGACTGGTGAGAGAAGAAGCTTGGAGACTACAAGAAATGGCGAGAATCAATAGAGAACGAGAAATTTTAGCCCACGAAAGGTCTATCGCCGCCTCCAAGGACGCTGCAGTGATGTCGTTTTTGCAAAAAATCGCCAAACAGCAAGAACAAATTCCAGGTCAGCCACAAAGTACTCAACCAGCACCTTTACCCGTACCAATGCCAGCACCGCCGCCGGTAGCATTACCAATTGTGCCGAATCGGGAAACATCGAGAAGGGATAACAATGGAGAGAGTAATTTCGTACCGACAAGTTCTTCAAGATGGCCTAAAGTGGAAGTAGATGCATTGATTGGAATACGAACCAGTCTTGACTCAAAGTATCAAGACAATGGTCCAAAAGGGCCGTTGTGGGAGGAAATCTCGGCGGAGATGAGAAAAATCGGATACAATCGGAGCTCGAAGAGATGCAAGGAGAAATGGGAGAACATAAACAAGTACTTCAAGAAGGTTAAAGACAGCAACAAGAGAAGGCCTGAGGACTCCAAAACTTGTCCCTATTTTTCCCAACTTGATGCTTTGTACAgggaaaagaagaacaaatcaCAAGTTGTTGATCATAATTTGTCCAATGATCAATCGGGTACGATGCCACAAAACGCGGTGCCATTGATGGTACTACCGGAGCAGCAATGGCCTCCTCCTCCGCAACAAGATTTGGTCACAGAAGATGCGGAGAGCGACCAAAATCAAGACGAGGAGGACGATGAGAACGAGGCAGACGACGGAGGTGATCACTTTAGGATTTGCAGTCAATAA